In the Fibrobacter sp. UWR4 genome, one interval contains:
- a CDS encoding LuxR C-terminal-related transcriptional regulator has translation MLERTRKQELTNRQFEILRLLHKGLTNGEICRTLNISENTVKVHLANIYKIMDVTNRTEAVSASKDFFSNPVKKQEVRVIIGHNDDIKNFPLAHNLFLSIIEALHGYRLFQIKLCQMNEVTDDCIYQIKLSVPQKEEQSLHITLHQADDSSLLWSTLQKIESSDQLPLLATRIAIQLYRHMQLSATEVYIRHPKVSPAWWYASSYASIKMENLCKEDFETYRNILEILLQTEINKDYISCILASTYYLAIEKLWVAPEEFTRRIGEIACATMRETPNSTNSMFTIALYNILIEKKNEAIDYLEGILTVNPLCINTRKVLAQVYQQMGQKDKAARELKELERFTGYSIPTRTS, from the coding sequence ATGTTAGAGAGAACAAGGAAGCAAGAATTGACTAACCGTCAATTCGAAATTTTGAGGCTTTTGCACAAAGGCCTTACAAACGGCGAGATCTGCCGAACTCTCAACATCTCCGAAAACACAGTCAAGGTACATCTGGCCAATATTTACAAGATCATGGATGTGACCAATAGGACTGAAGCAGTATCTGCCTCCAAGGATTTTTTTTCCAATCCGGTCAAAAAACAGGAAGTTCGCGTCATCATCGGCCATAATGACGATATCAAGAATTTCCCCCTAGCCCACAATCTGTTCCTCTCCATCATCGAAGCGCTCCATGGCTATCGCCTGTTTCAGATCAAGCTTTGCCAGATGAACGAAGTAACGGATGACTGCATTTATCAAATCAAGCTTTCGGTACCCCAGAAAGAAGAACAGTCCCTTCATATCACTTTGCACCAGGCGGATGACTCCTCTTTGCTCTGGTCCACCCTGCAAAAAATTGAGAGTAGCGACCAATTACCGCTTCTAGCCACAAGAATCGCAATCCAGCTTTACCGCCACATGCAGCTTTCCGCAACGGAAGTATATATCCGTCATCCGAAAGTTTCTCCAGCCTGGTGGTACGCCTCCAGCTATGCTTCCATAAAGATGGAAAACCTTTGCAAGGAAGATTTCGAGACCTACAGGAACATCCTGGAAATCCTGCTGCAGACGGAAATCAATAAGGACTATATATCCTGCATCCTGGCCTCCACCTATTACTTGGCCATTGAGAAACTTTGGGTGGCCCCTGAGGAATTCACCCGGAGAATTGGGGAAATTGCCTGTGCCACTATGCGGGAAACGCCTAATTCCACAAATTCCATGTTTACCATCGCCCTCTACAACATCCTCATCGAAAAAAAGAACGAGGCCATCGATTATCTGGAGGGCATCCTGACGGTCAATCCTCTTTGCATCAACACTCGAAAGGTTCTGGCACAGGTCTATCAGCAAATGGGTCAGAAAGACAAAGCTGCAAGGGAATTAAAAGAGCTGGAACGCTTCACGGGCTATTCCATTCCCACAAGAACTAGTTAA
- a CDS encoding GntR family transcriptional regulator: protein MKEIIVQALLKTNHKDGDRLPSVRTIMKTYGVSSGTVQSALGQLAQDNVICKVQGKGCFWGNIPMPSNIPTVRLSTMEKLSQKFDRDLESGNIKLSQPLPQSKELSIRYDVSQNTLRKFLNEKVESGVLTKSGRHYSFKRKDEGKQSQCLSQVVFVTRCNSWGGFTAESERELDFLRFVYKTAGNNHYKLILLGYNEETSALFDRSGNPCRIQDFPNAVGIIISTLLVQKFKPLLEYFTNTKIPVAVWWEHPEETVPKQFIKKDNWVFFNSTFGKKPGLELGRFLKSRGYAEVNYFSPYHNSSWSLDRMEGLAESGLMVHPFVDSQYASPWDFKEIARKTVEKHNVEICARNMEKEKLKDLIQQAKKSNCVAEAIPWVCVNDEIAGLFLELDTPEEIRFFAFDNSAESYLLRLPSYDFNTEALVEHIFYYLSNPDAFFGKKKIHHILGNVVEK from the coding sequence GTGAAAGAAATAATTGTCCAGGCACTGTTAAAGACAAATCACAAGGATGGGGACAGACTCCCCTCCGTCCGTACCATCATGAAGACCTATGGCGTCTCTTCCGGTACGGTTCAATCCGCTTTAGGTCAGCTAGCACAGGATAATGTCATTTGCAAGGTACAGGGTAAAGGCTGCTTCTGGGGCAATATTCCTATGCCAAGCAATATCCCGACGGTCAGGCTTTCCACCATGGAAAAGCTGAGCCAGAAGTTCGATCGCGACCTGGAAAGCGGAAATATCAAGTTATCCCAACCTCTCCCCCAAAGCAAGGAATTGTCCATCCGTTATGATGTATCCCAGAATACCTTACGAAAGTTCCTAAACGAGAAGGTGGAAAGCGGGGTGCTGACAAAATCTGGACGTCACTACAGTTTCAAACGGAAGGACGAAGGGAAACAGAGCCAATGTCTAAGCCAGGTCGTATTCGTGACCCGCTGTAACAGCTGGGGCGGTTTTACAGCAGAAAGCGAACGCGAATTGGACTTCCTGCGATTTGTCTACAAGACCGCAGGTAACAACCATTACAAGCTGATCCTGTTGGGCTATAACGAGGAAACATCCGCACTGTTCGACCGCAGCGGCAACCCCTGCAGGATACAGGACTTCCCTAACGCAGTGGGCATTATCATCTCTACCCTGCTGGTGCAGAAGTTTAAGCCCCTGCTGGAATACTTCACCAACACGAAGATTCCCGTAGCCGTGTGGTGGGAACATCCCGAAGAAACCGTGCCCAAGCAGTTTATCAAGAAGGATAACTGGGTGTTCTTCAACTCCACCTTCGGGAAGAAGCCCGGACTTGAACTAGGCCGTTTCCTCAAATCCAGAGGGTATGCGGAAGTGAACTACTTCTCCCCCTACCACAATAGTTCCTGGTCCTTAGACCGTATGGAAGGACTTGCGGAATCCGGCTTGATGGTCCATCCCTTTGTGGACAGCCAGTATGCAAGCCCCTGGGATTTTAAGGAAATCGCCCGAAAGACCGTTGAAAAACACAACGTGGAAATCTGTGCCCGCAATATGGAAAAGGAAAAGCTGAAGGACCTGATTCAGCAGGCAAAGAAGTCCAACTGTGTTGCAGAAGCCATCCCCTGGGTCTGTGTCAATGACGAAATCGCAGGCCTCTTCCTGGAACTGGACACTCCGGAAGAAATCCGATTTTTCGCTTTCGACAACTCCGCAGAAAGCTATTTGCTGCGCCTTCCCTCTTATGACTTCAACACAGAAGCCCTGGTGGAGCATATTTTCTATTACCTAAGCAACCCCGACGCATTCTTCGGAAAAAAGAAAATCCACCACATTCTAGGAAACGTGGTGGAAAAATGA
- a CDS encoding TIGR03915 family putative DNA repair protein encodes MLSISYDSTFDGFLSVVFEIYRQRLSVGDIRPDRLEGTSEDLFMQPFWVETNPDSARRLKRAIVNAASEDVLYLLDTVFRSEESGVEMKMLAFLRKLFSGIDKNYGKNPTSEEMLPLYMIAQSVRREAGDMRGMVRFTKLEDGTYFAEIEPKYDIVTLLAGHFRSRFANERWAIYDSRRNYGIYYDGCGVMEVSVPDIKEVTAGLPPDSIKEMWKDFYKAISIKERENPKLLKRCLPVRYWKHLPEREASPATWLESDWINPKFTRSSPSTLLPSDVAKANSRAQVLLR; translated from the coding sequence ATGTTATCCATCAGTTATGATTCTACATTCGACGGCTTTCTCAGTGTCGTCTTTGAAATTTACCGTCAACGTCTGAGTGTTGGCGATATCCGTCCGGATCGTCTTGAAGGAACTTCCGAAGATCTGTTCATGCAGCCTTTCTGGGTGGAAACAAATCCGGATTCCGCCCGACGTCTGAAACGGGCTATCGTGAATGCCGCCAGCGAAGATGTCCTTTACCTGCTGGATACGGTTTTCCGTTCCGAGGAGTCTGGCGTCGAAATGAAAATGCTGGCTTTTCTCCGGAAGCTTTTTTCCGGTATAGATAAGAACTACGGGAAGAATCCCACCTCCGAGGAAATGCTTCCGCTCTATATGATCGCCCAGTCTGTCCGTCGCGAAGCGGGGGATATGCGGGGGATGGTCCGTTTTACGAAGTTGGAGGATGGAACGTATTTTGCGGAAATTGAACCGAAGTACGATATTGTGACTCTCCTGGCCGGCCATTTCCGTAGCCGTTTTGCCAATGAACGCTGGGCTATTTACGATTCTAGACGTAATTACGGGATTTATTATGACGGTTGCGGGGTCATGGAAGTTTCTGTTCCCGACATCAAGGAAGTTACGGCAGGGTTGCCTCCTGATTCCATCAAAGAGATGTGGAAAGACTTCTATAAAGCGATTTCCATCAAGGAACGTGAAAATCCCAAACTTCTTAAAAGGTGTTTGCCTGTACGCTACTGGAAACATCTTCCCGAAAGGGAGGCTTCTCCTGCAACCTGGCTGGAGTCGGACTGGATTAACCCGAAATTTACCCGAAGTAGCCCTTCTACTTTGCTTCCTTCGGATGTTGCAAAAGCGAATTCGAGAGCTCAAGTATTGCTTCGGTAA
- a CDS encoding TIGR02147 family protein, with translation MKPVMEYNNYRLYIRDYYAERKDRSGFTWRDFARDAGYSSPVFLKLVCDSKANLSEVGVERVASAMGLVGVDLQYFRVLVAFNQEKDLDKQKSYFAEMRKLARENSVTLVGEEQYDYFENWLNPVIRELAPASKAPSAAKLAGQCVFDTDASQVKKSLKLLEKSGLLKKNEDGSYVQGAKSISTGDLNVASMAIREMHRQMGELAIKALDQVPLNERDVSGLTMGISESAYHKIVKEIADFRRRITAIAVESTGEERVYRLNMQLFPLSKAYGQEDNDV, from the coding sequence ATGAAACCCGTGATGGAATACAACAATTATCGCCTTTATATCCGCGACTACTATGCGGAACGTAAGGACCGTTCTGGTTTTACGTGGCGTGATTTTGCCCGCGACGCAGGCTATTCCTCTCCGGTGTTCTTGAAACTTGTCTGCGATAGCAAGGCAAACCTTAGCGAAGTCGGCGTAGAACGTGTCGCTTCCGCCATGGGCCTTGTGGGTGTGGATCTGCAGTATTTCCGTGTTCTGGTTGCTTTTAACCAGGAAAAGGATCTGGACAAGCAGAAGTCCTACTTCGCAGAGATGCGCAAGCTGGCTAGGGAAAATTCTGTGACCCTGGTAGGCGAGGAACAGTACGACTATTTCGAAAACTGGCTGAACCCGGTGATTCGCGAACTGGCTCCCGCTTCCAAGGCGCCTTCTGCCGCCAAGCTTGCCGGTCAGTGTGTTTTTGATACAGATGCTTCCCAGGTGAAAAAGTCCCTGAAGCTTCTGGAAAAGTCCGGCCTGCTGAAGAAGAATGAAGATGGCTCCTACGTTCAGGGTGCAAAGTCCATCTCCACGGGCGACCTGAATGTGGCTTCCATGGCGATTCGCGAAATGCATCGCCAGATGGGGGAGCTTGCGATCAAGGCTTTGGATCAGGTGCCGCTGAACGAACGTGACGTTTCTGGTCTTACCATGGGCATTTCCGAATCCGCCTATCATAAGATCGTAAAGGAAATTGCGGATTTCCGCCGCCGTATTACCGCTATTGCTGTGGAATCTACCGGCGAAGAGCGCGTATACCGCTTGAACATGCAGTTGTTCCCTCTGTCAAAGGCCTATGGCCAGGAGGATAACGATGTTTAA
- a CDS encoding family 16 glycosylhydrolase, whose translation MNLKKALAFLAVATVSVMAQNKQYSGAELYSNEEWLYGKYEARMYMGAISGTVSSMFLYNNGSEIADGRPWVEIDIEVLGKNPGSFQSNIITGKAGAQNTSEKHHTVSPAANAGFHTYGLEWTPDYVRWTLDGKEVRKAVKGSQIVNGQDQVAALNKPQGIRFNLWSHEDAGWVGPWDDSKLPVFQFINWVKRYEYTPGKGPDGSDFTLDWTDNFDTFNASRWGKGDWTFDGNRVDLTKNNIYSKEGMLILALTRKGQEMFNGQVPVDNEENSQPQPASSSSQQQNPWQPASSSSQQQNPWQPASSSSQQVLPDAIKNLHEVQLNKKSRGTFNAKGERVNKAGAANYRVDFDLK comes from the coding sequence ATGAATCTCAAGAAAGCACTAGCGTTTCTCGCAGTAGCAACAGTATCCGTTATGGCTCAGAACAAACAATATTCCGGCGCAGAACTTTACTCCAACGAAGAGTGGTTGTACGGTAAGTATGAAGCCCGTATGTACATGGGAGCAATCTCTGGAACAGTGAGTTCCATGTTCCTCTACAACAATGGTTCCGAAATTGCCGACGGTCGTCCCTGGGTGGAAATCGACATCGAAGTTTTGGGCAAGAATCCGGGCAGTTTCCAGTCCAATATCATCACCGGCAAAGCCGGCGCCCAGAACACCAGCGAAAAACACCATACTGTAAGTCCCGCAGCCAACGCAGGATTCCACACTTATGGCCTGGAATGGACTCCGGACTATGTCCGCTGGACCTTGGACGGCAAGGAAGTTCGCAAGGCCGTCAAGGGAAGTCAGATCGTGAACGGTCAGGACCAGGTTGCCGCACTCAACAAACCGCAGGGCATCCGTTTTAACCTGTGGTCTCATGAAGATGCAGGCTGGGTCGGCCCATGGGACGACAGCAAGCTCCCCGTCTTCCAGTTTATCAACTGGGTGAAGCGTTACGAATACACTCCGGGCAAGGGCCCCGATGGATCCGATTTCACCTTGGATTGGACCGACAACTTCGACACCTTTAACGCCTCCCGCTGGGGCAAGGGCGACTGGACTTTTGATGGCAACCGCGTCGACCTCACCAAGAACAATATTTATTCCAAGGAAGGCATGCTGATCCTCGCCCTTACCAGAAAGGGTCAGGAAATGTTCAACGGCCAGGTTCCTGTAGATAACGAAGAAAATTCTCAGCCTCAGCCGGCAAGTTCCAGCAGCCAGCAGCAGAACCCCTGGCAGCCCGCTAGCTCCAGCAGCCAGCAGCAAAACCCCTGGCAGCCCGCTAGCTCCAGCAGCCAGCAGGTCCTCCCGGACGCCATCAAGAACCTGCACGAAGTCCAGCTGAACAAGAAGAGCCGTGGAACCTTTAACGCCAAGGGCGAACGCGTAAACAAGGCTGGTGCAGCCAACTACCGCGTAGACTTTGACCTGAAGTAA
- a CDS encoding putative DNA modification/repair radical SAM protein, translating to MDVREKLNILADAAKYDVSCSSSGSNRSTPKGGLGNGCQAGVCHTWAADGRCISLLKVLMSNACKYDCAYCVNRRSNDIPRATFTPKELIDLTLEFYRRNYIEGLFLSSAVVGSPDATMERLVRVAKELRTVHKFGGYIHLKSIPGASASLLHEAGLYADRSSVNIEIPSDQALQYLAPEKNHASIYKPMNYLAERKLEYNAGGNFSRYSPRFLPAGQSTQMIVGASGETDYQILTLSNGFYKQQQMKRVYFSGYVPINADKRLPVITTKPPLVREHRLYQADWLMRYYKFEYNEILDEQHPNLDLELDPKVGWALRHPEFFPIDIQTADYEMLLRVPGIGVKSAKLIASGRRYGKIRLDSLKKMGVVLKRAKYFIYHPDTPASLRRLYPEMVRPLLIQQAKPVQLDLFNDQPLLLSAS from the coding sequence ATGGATGTAAGGGAAAAATTGAATATTCTGGCAGATGCTGCCAAATATGACGTATCCTGTTCTTCTAGCGGGTCAAATCGTTCTACTCCCAAAGGTGGATTGGGAAATGGATGTCAGGCTGGAGTTTGCCATACTTGGGCTGCCGATGGACGTTGTATTTCCCTATTAAAGGTCCTCATGAGCAATGCCTGCAAGTATGACTGCGCCTATTGTGTCAATCGCCGCAGTAACGATATTCCTAGGGCGACTTTCACTCCCAAGGAACTGATTGACCTGACTCTGGAATTTTACCGCCGCAATTATATCGAGGGGCTGTTTTTAAGTTCCGCTGTGGTGGGGAGCCCTGACGCAACCATGGAACGTCTCGTAAGAGTGGCCAAGGAACTACGTACTGTCCATAAGTTTGGGGGTTACATCCATCTGAAATCAATTCCCGGCGCGTCTGCTAGCCTGCTTCACGAAGCGGGACTTTATGCGGATCGCAGCAGCGTGAACATTGAAATTCCTTCGGATCAGGCTCTGCAGTATCTAGCTCCCGAAAAGAATCACGCTAGCATCTATAAGCCTATGAACTATCTGGCGGAACGCAAGCTGGAATACAATGCGGGGGGTAATTTTTCCAGATATTCCCCCAGGTTTCTGCCTGCAGGTCAAAGCACCCAGATGATTGTAGGCGCATCGGGGGAGACTGATTACCAGATATTGACTCTGTCAAATGGTTTCTATAAGCAACAGCAGATGAAACGAGTCTACTTTTCCGGCTATGTGCCCATCAATGCGGACAAGCGCCTTCCCGTCATTACCACAAAGCCCCCGCTGGTCCGTGAGCACAGGCTTTATCAGGCGGATTGGCTAATGCGGTATTACAAGTTCGAGTATAACGAAATTCTGGATGAGCAACATCCCAATCTGGATTTGGAACTGGATCCGAAAGTGGGGTGGGCATTGCGACATCCTGAGTTTTTCCCCATTGATATCCAGACGGCGGACTACGAAATGCTGTTACGTGTCCCGGGGATTGGCGTCAAGTCGGCAAAGCTGATCGCCTCCGGACGTCGCTACGGAAAAATCCGGCTGGATAGCCTCAAGAAGATGGGTGTCGTCCTGAAACGTGCAAAATACTTCATCTACCATCCGGATACACCCGCGAGTCTCCGCAGGCTCTATCCCGAGATGGTCCGCCCTCTCCTGATACAGCAGGCGAAACCTGTTCAGCTGGACTTGTTTAACGATCAACCTTTACTTCTTTCGGCTTCTTAA
- a CDS encoding cellulase family glycosylhydrolase → MASVKPGFFVQDRFLYSKDNERTILRGVNHMFIWTDREGKTIPEIAKTGANCVRIVWNTRGRVSDLDNIISLCIANGMIPIPEIHDTTGNWDKLPDALSFWLRDETLQMISNHQQYLIINVGNEPGAKVQDSEEFFFAYNLIVTKMRAAGIRVPIMIDADMWGQSEKNILEVGPRILQADPEHNVLFSIHMWWPSEHHDADATGYATVEDRVKGVLKASVDKKLPLIVGEFAPVAVGGAKDIPYKLIMAEAERLNIGWMAWSWGPGNFDSPEMDMTIHGSVNTLVPWGKEICLDSPNGILNTSVIPSFIQNKDYVIESQVPSSNLIKNGNFSAEEPLSDWTVDFWGGKANVKTKEGVARFEIKNGGKDSWNLQFKQKLDLRNGVTYIFSMRAKADKPRTLNVNIKKDSDSYTPYANGRILDLSTSWQNFSWKFTMKEDSDPEALLIFDMGGVPISWELSEISLVQARSVADRLNRTFQRNVQKNSGYFNAPNGPWELHLYSKTGELLEVLDKGKGGEGMRQYPKMELGGILVVKDL, encoded by the coding sequence ATGGCATCGGTCAAACCTGGCTTTTTCGTACAGGACCGTTTTCTGTATAGTAAGGATAATGAACGGACGATTCTTCGTGGTGTCAACCATATGTTTATCTGGACGGACCGCGAAGGAAAGACTATTCCCGAAATCGCCAAGACTGGCGCAAACTGTGTTCGAATTGTCTGGAACACCCGTGGTCGTGTAAGTGACCTGGATAATATCATCAGCCTTTGCATTGCAAATGGCATGATTCCTATTCCCGAAATCCACGATACCACAGGTAACTGGGATAAGTTGCCGGACGCCTTGTCTTTCTGGCTTCGTGATGAAACCCTGCAGATGATCAGCAATCATCAGCAGTACTTGATTATTAACGTGGGTAACGAACCAGGCGCAAAGGTGCAGGATTCGGAAGAATTCTTCTTTGCCTATAACCTGATTGTGACCAAGATGCGTGCCGCTGGCATCCGCGTTCCCATCATGATCGATGCGGATATGTGGGGCCAGAGCGAAAAGAATATTCTGGAAGTGGGTCCCCGCATTCTGCAGGCTGACCCGGAACACAATGTGCTGTTCTCCATCCACATGTGGTGGCCCTCGGAACATCATGATGCCGATGCTACCGGTTATGCGACTGTGGAAGATCGCGTCAAGGGAGTCCTGAAGGCTTCTGTTGATAAGAAGTTGCCCTTGATCGTGGGTGAATTCGCCCCTGTGGCCGTAGGCGGTGCCAAGGACATTCCTTACAAGCTGATTATGGCGGAAGCGGAACGTCTGAACATCGGCTGGATGGCATGGAGCTGGGGACCGGGTAACTTTGATAGCCCCGAAATGGACATGACTATCCATGGTTCCGTAAATACTCTGGTTCCCTGGGGTAAGGAAATCTGTCTGGATAGTCCCAATGGCATCCTGAATACTAGCGTCATTCCTAGCTTTATCCAGAACAAGGATTACGTCATAGAATCTCAGGTTCCTTCTTCCAACTTGATCAAGAATGGAAATTTTTCTGCCGAGGAACCTCTTTCCGATTGGACGGTGGACTTCTGGGGAGGAAAGGCTAACGTCAAGACCAAGGAAGGGGTTGCCCGCTTTGAAATCAAGAATGGCGGTAAGGATTCCTGGAATCTTCAGTTCAAGCAGAAGTTGGACCTCCGTAACGGTGTGACTTACATTTTCAGTATGCGCGCTAAGGCGGATAAGCCCCGTACTTTGAACGTGAACATCAAGAAGGATTCCGATAGTTATACGCCCTATGCAAACGGTCGTATCCTTGACTTGTCCACCAGCTGGCAGAACTTTAGCTGGAAGTTTACCATGAAGGAGGATTCCGACCCCGAAGCACTTCTGATTTTCGACATGGGCGGAGTTCCTATCTCCTGGGAACTTTCAGAAATTTCCCTAGTCCAGGCCCGTAGTGTGGCTGACCGTCTGAATAGAACATTCCAGCGCAATGTGCAGAAGAACTCCGGTTACTTCAATGCGCCAAACGGCCCATGGGAACTTCATCTGTACTCTAAGACAGGCGAACTGCTTGAAGTGCTGGATAAAGGCAAGGGTGGTGAAGGAATGCGCCAGTATCCGAAGATGGAGCTAGGCGGCATTCTGGTCGTTAAGGATCTTTAG